The sequence GGATCTGCTCCAGGTCCCTCCCGCGCTTCATATCCCTTagaactgaaaaaggaaaacaaaatgcatgagTTCTACACTGGGGATGGACGGATAAAGACCAGCAGAGGAACAACGGGGTGGGCAGGGGGTTGTACCTCGACGGGACAGCCGTACATCGGAGTCCGTGTCCACAAAGAGCCGCAGGTGGAACATGTCGCGGATGTCCTGGTTGTAGAACACCAGGATGCCCTCGAACAGCACCACGTCGGCCGGGTACACCACGGTGGTGTCGGGCATCCTGCAGGGAACACGGCGCTGTGCGGCTCAGCTCTGCCCcgaaccagaaccagaaccagaaccagaaccagaacctgaacCAGAACCCTTCCTCCTACCTCGAATGGGTCACGAAGTCGTAGGTCGGAACCTCCACCGTTTTCCCTTCCACGATGTTTTTGAGGGTTGTGCGCATCAGATCGTTATCAAAAGCGTCTGCGGgagggacagacagacaggaaggaaggacggaGGGCTCAGTGCCGCCCGGACCGCATCGAGCCCAACGCTCTATGGATCTCAATGGCACAGAGCCGATGTGATGAGCACCATACCCGGGTGGTCGAAGTTGTACTGTCCCTTGAGCGCCTTGCCCTGCTGCTCGGCCGTCAGCACCTTGTAGAAGCTGTCCTGGCTGAGGATCAGCACTTTGCGCTGCCTCCGCTCCACCTCGTtctgccccagcagctccatgatCTTCTCGCACACTGTGGACTGAAGGCAGCGGGTCAGcaccgaaccgaaccgaaccccCCTCAGCCCGGTGTTGCAGCCCCGCACGGATCCGCTCTCACTTTGCCGCTGGCGGTGCCGCCGCTGACGCCGATGAGAAACGGCTTCGGGTGCGGCCGGTCCGGTTCGGTACCGCCGGCAGACGCCATGATGGGCCAGGGGTGAGCCGGAAAGAGGGGGGCGTGATGGGAAATGTAGTGcgaggggtggggagggggcggggatTATGAGGGGGGCGGGGCGACACGTGGGGCGGCCTAAGGGGCAGCGCTGCGGGGTGATATAGCGGGTATAGGGCGGCTGTGCATCGTCATACGTGTATATATGGCTACATACATGGCATGTGTGTCTATAAGGAGACCATAGGGATGTATGTATGGCTGCGTAAGTGTGCTCATggtgtacacacacacacacacgggtCAGCACGCAGCTGTATGTGCACTTAAGCTGCGTTCTAATAGGCGCAGTGAACGCCTTGATTCATATCTAGGCACCCTAAGCAGCACAATGAGGGGCTATAGGACGTGCCTACTTATAGCTATAAGACGTACCTATTCATAGCTATAGGAGATATGTATTCATAGCTATAGGACGTGTATTCATAGCCATAGGACATGTGTATTCATAGCTGAATGATGTGGCACGTATTTACCCCTTTTAACATCAGCTGGCCGCTGATCCCTGTGCTGTGGTCGCAGTTCTGTCCCCCCCAGCCCCGGTTCCCCCCATCCCCGCAGTGTCACACGTCATTTCGGCTCGGTGCCCGCAGCCGGTCAATGATTAACGCGGGGTCGGGGCCGCCCAGGCCCTGAGGGATGGAGGCCGGGATGGTGGCTGCCAGCAACGCGGCCTTCGAGGGGGACCCGCCGCCCTATTCCCCGCCCGACCCCAAGAGCGCTCAGCTGCTGTTCCCGGTGCTTTTCcaccctcagccccatccccacccgCCGCCCTTCACCCCGCAGCCGCTGCCCTACACCGACGTATGtagccagccctgctccccttGTGCCTCCGGGGGTCCCACGCTGCcactgaccccccccccatccttgTCCTTGCAGCCCGTGGGGCCTCCAACAGCCGCACAACATCCTCCAAAGGACCAGCTGGTGGAGTCGGTGCTGGTGACGCTGTTCTGCTGCCCGCTGACCGGGCTGGCCGCCCTGCTCTATTCCCACGAGGTAAGAACAGCCCCCCtcagcccctgccctgctctgacCCCTTCACCTCCCCCTTCACCTCCCCTTTCTCCCCACCCCAGACCCGCTCCGCTCTGAGCCGTGGGGACGTGGCCCAGGCCCGGGTTGCATCCAAGAAGGCTCAGACGttggtgctgctcagcctcaTCCTGGGGCTGTTCGTCTCCTTCAGTTGGGTTGTGTACGTCCTGGTTGCTCTGTACTGGTGATGGGCTGCTGTTagtgaggagcagctgctgtgtgcgGCATCAGGCCCTGCATTAAGGTGCACAGTGACTATTGGGACCaacactgcagggctgggaatggAGCAAACCACAGCGTGCAGCTCTGCATGTGCAAAGTGTGAGAGGTCTCCTGTGTTTTAGCTTCTattctgcacacacagctgtgctgcatagCCGCCTCCTTGCTGCCTCCagcttgaaataaaacacacacatccAAAGCCTTTGTGTTCTGTACATAacacatccccccccccccccccgtgaTGGGTGGGAACCCACAGCCTTCATTTACCACAAACATTAGGGCAAATTCTGCTGCAATCAGTCAATCTGGGACCTCCTCcaacgcccccccccccatcacagCAGGCGTCGAGCCCTCACTCAGTGTCTGAGCATCCTCCTGTGTGCCGGCAGCTGCCCATTACTTCCAAAGGAATGTTGAACCCCATCCAGCACTGAAATAGCACCAGCAGCCACTCGGGGGTTATTTATGGCCATGCCATAGGCTGGGATGCAGCACTGGGTTCAAAGCCCCCTCATTCCTATCAGTGCTCAgtggggggcaggaggagatgggggTCCTGAGCTTTGGGGGTGTCCATAGTGCTGTCAGGAAGAGCAAAAAAGGGCAGAGGAAAACCCAGATGTGATAAAACACGAGGCCACACCAACGTGAGGAGCGGATTCGATTGTCACTTTAATCCTCAGACTGCTGCATGCAACTGTAAACGGGACCGTTAGGCAGGTTTGTTACTGGCATTTATTGGTCTTTAATAGAAAAGTTACAGGTTTGAAATGTTTGCAGGAAGATGCCACCATTGGGACTGGGTTAGTGGTAAGTCTATAATACAGCCAATGAGCTGGAGCTGGGGGGAGGCTGGGGAGCCCCCTGGGTGCCCCCAACCCCATCGCTCTGCATTGAGccctgggcacagcactgcccactgCTTCCTTCATCCCCAGCACATGGAGACCCCCAGCAATGGGGTGATCTTAGTGCTGTGCCCACACTGACCcccctgcagctcacagcagtgATGGGGCCAGCAGGGCTCTGCACCGGCTGTGGGCTGTGTTTGCCTTTCCCATCTTTCAATCTTATTTACAAAGGAAACTAAGTGAATCTCTTCCCACTGTGAGGATTACAAAGCTTTGGCCTGGCCCGGCGTGCAGCCACACGGCTGTTAACAGTGCCATAAAGAAATACAAGGTGCCAGTGGGAAAGTGATGATGTTGGGTGCAATCCCAGGAGCTGAGCAAAGCAGGCACTGCCAGGAGCCGGGCAAAGCTTTGCAATCTGCAGGAGGAAACGCTGGACTCTCTTGATCCACCCAGAACAAACAGAGGTTTGGCAAACATTGACCTGCCATGGAGAAGTAAAGTGAGGATGCTCTGCAAAAACACCCCCTGGGAGCcactgccctgagctgcaggatTGTGAATAACCTGCAATGGTGGGACAGGGCTCTGCAGAAGGGTTTTGCAAAGGGGTAAAACCGACAGCACGTGTGCTCAGAACCACGTTGTAAACAACTGAATGGGGCCAgaaagggatgggggggagaaTGGGAGAGCCTGGGAGAAGGGATGGGGACATGAAGCAGGGATGGAGGGGCTGATAAGGCACACGGAACAGGAGGGGAGCGCGGGgtcagggcagtgctggggtaTAAAGGGGCGGCTTCTGAGCACCACGGGTTGTTGGGATGATGAGAACCATTTGGCAACAAGGAGAGGAATGGATGGGGCCTcagcctccttccttccttccagcactCAGCATGATGCTGTCACTGCTTGTGAGTTTGATACACATCACGTTTTGcacttggtttgtttgtttttcctataaACCCATCGGTATCAGACAtgcatcaaaaagaaaaaaaaatctccaatgGATTCTAAATCCTACTATTTACAGTCATATACTACAGGATTTACTGTGCAAAAGCTAGTACCATCACTACAAGATAGGGGCCCACAGGGCAGGTGAGCGCGGTACCGCGGGTAGTCCGTGTTTCCAGGGGTCGGAGGGGTCAGTGTGGCTTAAATAGTGAGAtctgagaggaggagggggggtCAATGGCTGGAGACGGCGGCTCCCTGCCCACCATTCAGTGCCTCTTCTGGATCCATTAGTGGTGCCTTCATCTTATCGAGAAGGCGAGAGAGACCTGGGGCAAACTGAAGCCCCCTGTAAACAAGCCCAGCCCTCCggcaggcagcagggctccTTCACCCCCATCTTACTGGGGAAAGCCTCAGCTTCTGTCTGCTGAACTCCACCCGGAGATGAGCCCGTGGGCACCGAGCTCTGCTCATCCTCTGTCCGGGATGAAGACAAAAGCCGGCGTGTTTCCAAACACCACCATCAGTAACACACTTGCCGGGGACCCTCCTGCAAAGCTCTCTCCTTGTGTGGAAAGCTGCTGGATGGCACagagggatgggaggaggaggagggaggcgAGCGCTGCCCCATCTCTGCCCGCTGCCGTCTGCGCTGCAGCCACCGCTCTGCCAACGCTCACAGCCCCCAAGTCGCTGCCAGCCAGGAGAGAGGCTGCACCACCCCGTAACAGGTACAAATACTGAACTCCAGTCTCATAGCTGCCCTCTGTGCGCCTGCCGAGCAATTCTCCTCGCTCGCACAAACCCTCCTCCTAAGTTTTCTCTTCCCGGTCTGTTTTCCGCCTTGTGATGTTGCGAGGTTTGATTTTAAGGGACAGTTCCCACAGCGCCTCCTCGGCCAGATGGTCGCTGAAGTCGTTGAAGAATGAGACGATGTCGTCGTTCCTCTTGATGTCGTAATGGCTGCAGAGCAACACAGAAGGGCTGCAGTTAAACGAGGGGCTGAGGGACCCCTTGGTGCCCCCCCACACTgatcctgtgctgtgctctgtgtcaCCTGAGCTCAGCACTTGTGATGGGCGGTGACACAAATGGGATAAAACATCATTAGTCtggatatgaggaggaagtttttcacccggagggtggtgacgcactggaacaggttgcccaaggaggctgtggatgccccatccctgcaggcattcaaggccaggctggatgtggctctgggcagcctgggctgctggttggtgaccctgcacacagcagggggttggaactggatgagcactgtgggcctttgcaacccagggCATTCTATATCTACTGAGGAAAGCCCTTTGTATTTCTGAGAACCCCTGTTCTCAGCCACAGCCAAAGGTGCcatggaaagagagaaggaaaacctAATGACAGAGCAGTACTGGAAAAACACCATCACAGCTCAGTAATCTTATTTAACCCAGTGAGGGGGGCAAACCACGGGCAGAGCCGTGTCACTGCCAGGTCCCCTTACATCTCCACCTTGATTCTGCCCCTCCTGTGCCCCCACAGTGCCCAGCTCGGACCCCCCCATTGCTGCACTTACACCTGCTGGAAGCACCTCATGCTGTCCAGGATGTTAAACTGCTGCCAGCGCTTGGAGAAGTTCACCTTGCTGTCAATGTAGTCTGGGTTTCCCAGATGAACAAAGGTCAGGTCCTGCAGAATTAGGCCTCTGAAAGAGAGACAGGGGCATAGGGCCAGGGAGCAGGCAAACAAGCACAGAGGTTTGCCATACATGGGCAGGAGAGCCAGCCAAGGGCAGCCACACAGCACCTGTCCACCTCCCATTTTAAACCGGAGGGAAAGGTCCCCAGTCACCTTCACTTAAAGAAAGTCcagacaaaaaggaaagcacctggaacagcagcagcaggtggtCTGAGCTCTGACCCACAGTTATAAAAGGGAATGAGATCCTCAGTGGTGAAAGCAGATGGAGAAATGCAGTCATCTTGTACTGGGAATGCAGTGTCACAAAGGGGAGCTGTGCCAAGggctgcctccctgctgctggacaGACTGCTCTGATGGGGCACGTGGGGCTGATGTGGCACAACGCTGTGTTATTTTACATGTAGGGCAGAGGCAAagtgctgagctgggcagaAGCTGCTGAGAAACCACTGAAGGAACTGCTGGAATGCACAGAAGTAGAAGAAAGGAAGCGCCGACTTACAGGTATGGGATGCAGGGAGGTTCCACATCAGCCAGGGCTGCACGGTAGGCGCGGAAGGACGAGGAGCTGTCGATCAGTGTGCAGTACTCAGCCAGGCCCTGGCAGAACACAAAGCCCCCAGTCACCCCTTTATCTTTGTATCCCCTCTCCCATGGAGTTAATGCCATCCTGCACCCACCACCAGCGGCTCAGCTCGCACTGGGTCTGCTCGCTCTGaccctcactgtgctcacacagaACTTCGCTGCCTTCAGCTCCACCAAAGCTTCACTGCACAGGGAGGAAGCAGCTGCTCCCTCAGCCCGTGGCACTGCTGGCACTTCTGCAGCTGTCAGaaagccctgcagcactgcagcctgccaCCACTGTCCAATTACATCCAATGGAGAGCATTCATCCTCCATCCCTCCACCTTGTTATGCTGCTGAGCTGTTAAATCTCACCCTGCTGCTTCATACCACCACCACAGTTGTCCTTTCCCCCCTACATATGAAAGCCTGCACCGTTCCTCACCTCTGAGGTTTGTTTCTGCCACTCCAGCCTTCGGATGGGTGCAGAATCCAGTGCAGAAAGAATGGCCAGATAGGAATTAAAATTATTCAGCTTTCGTAAGTGCTGTGAAGAGGGAAAATGAACCGGTTACCCAGAGATCTGTAATGccttcaaacagaaa is a genomic window of Coturnix japonica isolate 7356 chromosome 17, Coturnix japonica 2.1, whole genome shotgun sequence containing:
- the PRRT1B gene encoding proline rich transmembrane protein 1B; protein product: MEAGMVAASNAAFEGDPPPYSPPDPKSAQLLFPVLFHPQPHPHPPPFTPQPLPYTDPVGPPTAAQHPPKDQLVESVLVTLFCCPLTGLAALLYSHETRSALSRGDVAQARVASKKAQTLVLLSLILGLFVSFSWVVYVLVALYW
- the UCK1 gene encoding uridine-cytidine kinase 1, which produces MASAGGTEPDRPHPKPFLIGVSGGTASGKSTVCEKIMELLGQNEVERRQRKVLILSQDSFYKVLTAEQQGKALKGQYNFDHPDAFDNDLMRTTLKNIVEGKTVEVPTYDFVTHSRMPDTTVVYPADVVLFEGILVFYNQDIRDMFHLRLFVDTDSDVRLSRRVLRDMKRGRDLEQILTQYTTFVKPAFEEFCLPTKKYADVIIPRGVDNMVAINLIVQHIQDILNGDICKWQRGAVNGHGRTYKRPFSEQAESSSVLAAGKRSHLESSSRPH